Proteins co-encoded in one Eschrichtius robustus isolate mEscRob2 chromosome 8, mEscRob2.pri, whole genome shotgun sequence genomic window:
- the NPVF gene encoding pro-FMRFamide-related neuropeptide VF translates to MEIISSKQFILLTLATSSLLTSNIFCSDESRMPNLHSKKNYDKYSEPRGDLRWEKERSLNFEELKDWGPKNVIKMSTPAVNKMPPSVANLPLRFGRTVEEERSTGAMANPPLRFGSNTEDGISRRVPNLPQRFGRTAIAKSVTKTLSDLLQQSMHSPSANGLLYSVTCQPQEIQNPDQKNLRRLGLKKIDDAELKQEK, encoded by the exons atggaaattatttcaTCAAAACAATTCATTTTACTGACTTTAGCCACTTCAAGCTTATTAACATCAAACATCTTCTGTTCAGATGAATCAAGGATGCCCAATCTTCACAGCAAAAAGAATTATGACAAATATTCTGAG CCTAGAGGAGATCTACgctgggaaaaagaaagaagtctcAATTTTGAAGAATTAAAAGATTGGGGTCCAAAAAACGTCATTAAGATGAGTACACCTGCAGTCAACAAAATGCCACCCTCAGTAGCCAACttgccactgagatttgggaggaccgtggaagaagaaagaagcaCTGGGGCAATGGCCAACCCGCCTCTGAGATTTGGAAGCAATACAGAGGACGGCATCTCGAGACGTGTTCCTAACCTGCCCCAAAGGTTTGGGAGAACAGCAATAGCCAAAAGTGTCACCAAGACACTGAGTGATTTGCTCCAACAATCCATGCATTCACCATCTGCCAATGGGTTACTTTACTCCGTGACCTGCCAGCCCCAAGAAATCCAGAATCCTGATCAAAAGAACCTAAG gagactgggattgaaGAAAATAGATGATGCAGaattgaaacaagaaaaataa